Part of the Streptomyces antimycoticus genome, ATTACGCGGCCGTTCCGGACTACCGCAGGGCCCATCTGGGGAACGTCCAGGGCTACCGGATCGGCGAACACGTGGCCGGGGGCTTCGCCGACGTCACCTTCCGGGATCCGACGGGCTGGGAGGCCGCGGTGCATCTGTCGCTGGTCCTGCAGCGCGAGGGCGGCGGTTGGCGGATCCGTCAGTACCACGTCTCCCGGATCGCCGCTGATCACTGAGGCGGTGCCCGTAAGAGGCTGTGCCTACCAGCAGTGAGGAAGCCGATCCTGGCATTCGCCCTGGTGGCGGGCGCAGCCTGGGGCCATGCAGCAGCACGTCACCGACTCCCGAGGCGGACGCCACTCACCCTGGGGCCATGTCGTACAGGCCGCCGCCGCGCTGGGAGCGGGCATGGGTGTGGGCCGTTTCGTCTACACCCCGATTCTTCCCCTGATGCACGCTCAGGCCGGGCTGTCCGCCGCGACGGGGGCGAATCTCGCCACCGCCAACTACGTCGGCTATCTGCTCGGCGCGCTCGCCGGAACCTTCCTGCCCCGGCTGGTGCGTTCCCCGGCCGTGCTGCGGGGTTGCCTGGTGGTGCTGGCGGTGTCCCTGGCAGCGATGCCCGTGACCCACTCCCCCGGTGTATGGCTGGTGCTCCGGCTGTGTGCGGGCGTGGCCAGTGCGCTGATCTTCGTCATCGCCGCCAGCTCCCTGCTCAGCCATCTGCGCGACCACCCCGCGCACTTGCCCGGGTGGGCCTTCGGCGGAGTCGGGGCCGGTATCGCCCTGTCCGGGCTGCTCGTCCTCGCCCTGCGCACCATCGCCGACTGGCAGGCCGCGTGGTGGGCCTCCGCCGCGCTGACCGCGCTGCTCGCCCTTCCGGCATGGTTCCTGCGACCGGAACCCGCGCCCCCGTCGGCGTCCGCCACGCCCGGCGCGGAGCAGCGGGCGACCGGTCCGCGCGCCCATCGGTGGTTCACCGCTCGGTGGTTCACCGCGCTCCTCGCGTCCTACACGCTGGAGGGCATCGGCTACATCATCGCGGGCACCTTCCTGGTGGCCGCGATCGAGCAGAGTTCTCCCGGCTGGATCGGCAGTGGTGCCTGGGTGCTGGTCGGCCTGGCGGCCATCCCTTCCTCCGCGCTGTGGGCGGGGCTGGGCCGGCGCTGGTCCCGCCCGGGCCTCCTGTTGGCCGCCCTGGCCGTCCAGGCCGTCGGCATCGCCCTGCCCGCGCTGATCGGTGGCGTCGCCGCCGCGCTGCTCTCCGCGGTGCTCTTCGGCGCCACGTTCATCGGCGTCAGCACGCTCGCGCTCGCGACCGGCGCGCATCTGCGCTTCCCCCGCGCGGTCGCCGTGCTGACGGCCGGATACTCGGTGGGCCAGATCCTCGGCCCGCTGGTCGCCACCCCGCTGCTGCGCCACGGGTACCACCAGGCCCTGGTCCTCGCGGCCGCCGTCGTCCTGGCGGCCGCCGTCGCGGCAGCCCTCCTCCGGATCGGTTTCCCCCACCACATGCCCACACCCGGCCACCCGGTCGCGCGCTCGGAACCCGCACCGGGCGGGCAGCCCACGGCCGTCGACACCGCGCGGGCGCAGGCGGACTGACCTCCACAGGAGCCCCGCCGTCGTGGGCGGCACGCCCCTTATCCGGATCCGGGCATCCCCGCCCCGCCGGGCCAAGCCATCTCGATGTCCGTACCCCGTGCTATCCAGGTTCGTATGACGGATGCGACGTACTCCGAATTGCTCGGCGCCATCGATGAGTTCGCCGGAAGACTGGACCCGCATGAGCAGGTGGCCTGCCTCTACGGCCTGATCGCTCCCCTGCTCGACCGGGTTGAGCAGGAGGACGAGGAGCTGAGCGATGAGCCCGTGCTCTCGACCCCGGAGGCGGTGCGGGGCATCCGCAAGGCCGCCGCGGGCGAGCCGACGACGTCGACGCGGTCCATGAGCAGCTGACCGAAGTGGGTCTGTGCTATTCCGAGGACCAGGACCCGGAGCGGCATGTCGTGTCGCAGTCGGCCTATGCGGCGGCGGCGTGGCTGCGCCTGCTGGCGGGGCGGAAGTTGCGGACGACGCGATACCTCGACGGCGAGGATGAGGGTCTGATCCCGCCGTTCGCTCCGTCGACGTTCACCCAGATCGTCGATCTCCTGGCCTGGACTCGATCGGGCCAGGTGTACGCCCACTGGGACGATGCCCTCGCCTCCCCCGAGTGGTGCGATCTTCCGGCCGCGACCGGCGAGCTGCAGGCGATACATCTGAAGATCACCGTCTGAAGGCCATCCCTCGGAAGGGGGATCGGCGGGTGCACAGTGGAAGAGATGGGTTTCGTCGGCGGCTGACGGATCTGATGAGGCCATGGCAACCGGGACACGCCTTGGTGGCGATCCCCGTCGGGCTGATTCTGGTGATCACCTGTGTGGACAGGTGACCCCGACCCAGGTCCATCTGGGCCCCCTGCTGGTGGTCGCCCCGGCCCTCACCCCCTCGTTCGCCGGGCCCCGGGTCACCGCACTGATCGGCGCGCTGGCGGTGGTCGCCCAGGTGGTCATCGCGGCGCTGCGCGGTGGCTTCACCGTCAATCACCAGGTGCAGATCGCGGCCGTCGCGGTGATCTCGCTGCTCATCGTGGCCTACGCCCAGGAGCAGCGGCGGCGCCACCATGAGCTGGCCCGGGTGCGGTCGGTGTCCGAGGCCACGCAGCGGGTCGTGCTGCGGCCGTTGCCGCACCGGCTGGGCCCGCTGCGGGTCGCCTCGCTGTACATGGCGGCCGAGGACGAGGCGCAGATCGGCGGGGCCTGTACGCGGCGACCCGGGTCAAGGACTCCACCCGGATGATCATCGGGGATGTCCGGGGCGAGGCACTGACCTCCATCAGCGACGCGTCGGTGCTGATGGGCGCCTTCCGGGAGGCCGCCCATTTCAGCCCCGGCCTGCTGGAGCTCGCCGATGTGCTGGAGCGCAGCGTCTGCCGGCATCTGGCCGAGCACACCACCATCGCGCACGGCGAGCGCGGCGGTGCCGCCGAGCCGCTCGCCGGGGAGGCGGAGCTCAGTGAGCACTTCATCACCGCCCTGCTGGTCGACATCCCGGACGAGGGCACCGTGGCGTACATGGCCAACTGCGGGCATCCGCCGCCCCTGCTGCTGCACGAGCGGGGCGAGGTGACCACTCTGCCCGCGGCCCAGCCCGCCCCGCCCTGGGCATGTGCGGACTCCCGAACGGCTCGAGCGCCGCCGGCCCGCCCGACACCTTCGCCTTCGAGGACGGCGACACGCTGCTGCTCTACACGGACGGGGTGATCGAGGCCCGCGCCCCCGACGGGTCCTTCTATCCGCTGGCCCAACGGGTCGGGCAGTGGAGGTGCTCCGGTCCCGAAGGGCTGCTGCACCACCTCCGCCGCGATCTGCTGGACCATGTCGGCGGGCGGCTGGGCGACGACGCCGCCATGGTGGTCATCCAGCGCTCGCCCGCCCTCCACCCGGTCCAGCAGCTGAAGAAGATGGTGCCGGTCAACGGCGCCCACCGTTGATCCGTGGCGTTCCGGCCCATCGTGCGGATCCGGCGGAACGCCGCCCGGCCAGCGGACCGCCCGGCTAGCGGACCCGGTCGACGCGGCGTTCGTCCCAGACCGGCTCCGCCGTCTCGCGGACGACACCGTCCGCGCCGAAGACCAGGAAGCGGTCGAAGGACCGCGCGAACCAGCGGTCATGGGTGACCGCCAGCACCGTCCCGTCATAGGCGCCGAGCCCGTCCTGCAGCGCTTCGGCCGACTCCAGGTCCAGGTTGTCCGTGGGCTCGTCCAGCAGCAGCGCGGTCGTCCCGGCCAGTTCGAGCAGCAGGATCTGGAACCGGGCCTGCTGACCGCCCGAGAGCCGGTCGAAGGTCTGGTCGCCCTGGCGGTCGAGCTCATAGCGCCGTAGCGCGCTCATCGCGCGGCCCCGGTCCCGGGCGTGCTCGGTCCACAGGATGTCGACCAGCGTGCGCCCGAAGAGCTCCGGATGGGCGTGGGTCTGGGCGAAGTGACCGGGTACGACCCGCGCGCCCAGCTTCCACTCCCCCCGGTGGTCGACGCTCTGGCCCGCCAGGAGCCGCAGGAAGTGGGACTTGCCCGAGCCGTTGGACCCCAGGACGGCCACCCGCTCACCGTAGAAGACCTCCAGGTCGAAGGGGCGCATCAGCCCCTCCAGCTCCAGCGCCCGGCAGGTCAGCGCCCGCACCCCGGTGCGTCCGCCCGCGAGCCGCATGGTGATGTCCTGTTTGCGCGGGGGCTCCGGTGGCGGGCCGGCCTCCTCGAACTTCCGCAGCCGGGTCTTGGCGGCCTGGTAGCGGGAGGCCATCTCATCGCTGCGGGCGGCGTACCGCTGCATGTCCAGCACCAGCCGTTTGAGCTGGGCATGTTTCTCGTCCCAGCGCCGCCGGAGCTCCTCGAAGCGCTCGAACCGCTCCTCGCGGGCGTCGTGGTAAGTGGCGAAACCGGCGCCGTGCACCCACACATCGCTGCCCGCCGGGCTCGGCTCGACGCTGACGATCCGGTCGGCCGCGCGGGCCAGCAGTTCCCGGTCGTGGCTGATGAACAGCACCGTCTTACGGGTCTCGCGCAGCCGCTCCTCCAGCCACTGCTTGCCCGGCACGTCGAGGTAGTTGTCCGGCTCGTCCAGCAGCAGCACATCGTCGGGCCCGCGCAGCAGCGCCTCCAGCACCAGCCGCTTCTGCTCGCCGCCGCTGAGGGTGCGCACCTGGCGCCACTGGGCCCGTTCGTACGGCACTCCGAGCGCCGCCGTGGTGCACATGTCCCATACCGTCTCGGCCTCGTAGCCACGTGCCTCGGCCCAGTCGCTCAGGCTCTGGGCGTAGGCCATCTGGGCGGCCTCGTCGTCCCGTTCCATGATCGCCAGCTCGGCCTCGTCGACCGCGCGGGCGGCCTCGCGGACCCGGGGCTGGGCCACCGACACCAGCAGGTCGCGCACCGTCCGCTCATCGCGCACGGAGCCGATGAACTGCGGCATCACCCCGAGCGAACCGCTGACCGTGACCGTGCCGCCGTGCGGCTCCACCTCGCCGGAGACCAGCCGCAGCAGCGTGGTCTTGCCCGCCCCATTGGGCCCGACCAGGGCGGCCACCGTGCCCTCCGCGACGCGGAACGACACATCGCCCAGCAGCAGCCGTCCGTCGGGCAGGAAAAAGGCGAGGTGCGCGGCCTCCAGATGTCCCATGGTCCGGCATTCTCACGGCCCGGCCGCCCCGTCGGCAAAGCGATTTCCCAAACCGGGCCCGAGGACGCCCGCATATGGCTGAACGCGGGGGCCCCGCCATCCGTATGGGAGAGAAACGTCCCCTGATCAGGAGGCACCACCATGACGCAGTCGGCAATCAACGGGCAGGGCACCACCCGCCGCGCCGTCGTCACCGCGGCGGGAGTGGCCGGGCTGGCCGCCACGCTTGCCGCATGCGGCAAGGACGACAGCGGCGATTCGGACAGCGGCAGCGCGGGCAGCGCCCAGGACGCCGGGGGTTCGCAGCCGTCGCAGAGCGCGGAGGGCGGCCAGTCGGCCGGCGGGGACGGCATGGAACTGGCCAAGACCTCCCAGATCCCCGAGGGCGGCGGCATGGTCTTCAAGGACCACAAGGTCGTGGTGACCCAGCCCAAGGCGGGCGAGTTCAAGGCGTTCTCGTCAATCTGTACGCACCAGGGCTGCTCGGTCGGCGATGTGACCGGCGGCACCATCAACTGCCCGTGCCACCAGAGCAAGTTCGACATCACCGACGGCAGCGTGAAGGGCGGACCGGCGCAGAAGCCGCTGCCGGGCGCGCAGATCAAGGTGCAGGGAAGCTCGATCTGGATGGCGTGACGGCCGTCCTCCGCCAGCAGGCGACCACCTCGTCGGCCGTGGTGACGGCGGCCACGAGGGCGAGGGTGTGGCGGACCATCGCCGGGGTGTACGAGGCGGGCACCCCGGCGATCGCGTCCTCGGGCACCACGGCCGTGTAGCCGAGGTTGACGGCGTCGAAGACGGCGGCCGGGATCGCCACATTGGCCGACACGCCGGTGATGACCAGCGTGCGGCAGCCCAGATTGCGCAGCAGCGCGTCCACCTCGGTCCCGGCGATCGGCGAGAGGCCGTGCAGCCGCCGTACGATCAGGTCCTCGGCGGCCACCGGAACCGGTTCGGCGATCTCCACCGCCGCGCTTCCGGTGAGCTGCCGGACCGGCAGCCGCTCGACGGCCCGGAACAGCGGGGCGTTGCGGTTCGCACCGCGTCCGTCGGCGCGCCGCTCGGCCACCGCGTGCAGCACCTGGACGCCCGTGTCGTGGGCGGCCGCCACCAGCTGGGCGACACGCCCGAGCGCACCGGACTCCTGGGCCACGGCCGCCAGTTCGGGCAGCGCGCTGTCCGGGCCCACCACACCGCGCTGGCATTCGACGGTGAGCAGGGCGCAGCCTTCCGGCCGGAGCAGTTCCACCAGGTCTTCGCGGGGGCTCGGGGTCACGGCGCGGGAGAGTAGCGTCCCTTGCGTCATCAAGGAAGAGCCATCATCCTGTGCCGCACATCCAGTTACCGGGAGGTACAGGGTCGGATGACCGTCACCCAGCGGCGGGGACGCCGCATCATGATGGCCCAGGACGAGCTGGACGCCTTCCTCGCCGAACAGCGCACCTGCCGGGTGGCGACCGTCGCCGCGGACGGGCGGCCGCATGTCAGCCCGTTGTGGTTCTGCTGGGACGGCGCCGCCCTGTGGCTGTACTCCCTGACCCGCAGCCGCCGCTGGGCCGAGGTGCGCCGCGATCCGCGGATCGCCGTGGTGATCGACGACGGGCACGACTACGGCGAACTGCGCGGAGTGGAGCTCTCCGGCGAGGCGGTCCTGGTCGGCGAGGCGCCACGCACCGGCGTGTCGTGCCCCGAACTCGACACGCCCGAGCGGATGTTCGCGGCGAAGTACTTCGGCCTGGACGCCATGCCGCACGACGGGCGCCATGCATGGCTGCGCCTGGCCCCCGAGGCGATCCGCTCCTGGGACTTCCGCAAGATGCCGCAGGGCTGACCCGGCCCCCGGGCGGGGGCTCCGGGTCGGTCGGCGGTCAGTCGATGATCTTCTCGCCGACAGACCGCAGCACCTCGACCGCCGCCCGGATCGAGGGCCTGCGATCGGCGTCCGCGCGCCAGATCGCGTAGATGTGCCGCCGCATCGTGGGCTGGCTGACGGGCACCATCCGCACCCCCTCGGGCACCGGGCCTCGGCCCAGCCGGGGCACCACGGCGATGCCCAGCCCGGCGGCGATCAGCGAGAGCTGGGTGTGGTGCTCATGCGCGGTGTGCCGGATCCTCGGCTCGATGCCCTTGCCGCGCAGGGTCACCATCAGCCAGTCGTAGCAGAACCCGCCCTTGGGCCAGGAGACCCACTCGTCGTCCACGAAGTCCTCCGGCTCGACCGCGTGCCGGTCGGCGAGGGGGTGGTCGGCGGGCATCGCCACATCCACCGGGTCGTCCAGCAGGGCGGCCTTCACCAGCCCGCCGGGCATCGGCAGGGGCTTGTTGTACCAGTCCAGGACCACGGCCAGATCGATGTCGCCGCGCACCACCGAGGGCACCGACTCATCGGGCTCCATCTCCTGCAGCCGCACATTCAGCTGCGGATGCTCGGTGCGCAGCCGGCCCAGCGCTTCGGGAAAGAGACCGCGGACGGCGGTCGGAAACGCGCCCAGCAGCAGCTCGCCGACGGCATGGCCACGCTGCGCCTCCAGATCCGCCTGGGCCAGCTCCACCTGGGAGAGGATGCGCGCCGCGTGGTCGGAGAGCAGCCGCCCGGCGTCGGTGAGCCGGATCCCGCGCCCGTTCTTGGCGAGCAGCTGCTGACCGGTCTCCCGCTCCAGCTTGGCGAGTTGCTGGGAGACGGCGGAGGTGGTGACGTGCAGCCCCTCG contains:
- a CDS encoding cysteine hydrolase family protein, which encodes MTQGTLLSRAVTPSPREDLVELLRPEGCALLTVECQRGVVGPDSALPELAAVAQESGALGRVAQLVAAAHDTGVQVLHAVAERRADGRGANRNAPLFRAVERLPVRQLTGSAAVEIAEPVPVAAEDLIVRRLHGLSPIAGTEVDALLRNLGCRTLVITGVSANVAIPAAVFDAVNLGYTAVVPEDAIAGVPASYTPAMVRHTLALVAAVTTADEVVACWRRTAVTPSRSSFPAP
- a CDS encoding nuclear transport factor 2 family protein; this encodes MSTDSLDDPLHEVLSRWQAAFDGHQTDAMADLFTPDALFQGFGPETISGREAVRGYYAAVPDYRRAHLGNVQGYRIGEHVAGGFADVTFRDPTGWEAAVHLSLVLQREGGGWRIRQYHVSRIAADH
- a CDS encoding LysR family transcriptional regulator, giving the protein MLNLDRLRTLHAVARHGSVSGAAEGLHVTTSAVSQQLAKLERETGQQLLAKNGRGIRLTDAGRLLSDHAARILSQVELAQADLEAQRGHAVGELLLGAFPTAVRGLFPEALGRLRTEHPQLNVRLQEMEPDESVPSVVRGDIDLAVVLDWYNKPLPMPGGLVKAALLDDPVDVAMPADHPLADRHAVEPEDFVDDEWVSWPKGGFCYDWLMVTLRGKGIEPRIRHTAHEHHTQLSLIAAGLGIAVVPRLGRGPVPEGVRMVPVSQPTMRRHIYAIWRADADRRPSIRAAVEVLRSVGEKIID
- a CDS encoding pyridoxamine 5'-phosphate oxidase family protein codes for the protein MTVTQRRGRRIMMAQDELDAFLAEQRTCRVATVAADGRPHVSPLWFCWDGAALWLYSLTRSRRWAEVRRDPRIAVVIDDGHDYGELRGVELSGEAVLVGEAPRTGVSCPELDTPERMFAAKYFGLDAMPHDGRHAWLRLAPEAIRSWDFRKMPQG
- a CDS encoding YbfB/YjiJ family MFS transporter; its protein translation is MQQHVTDSRGGRHSPWGHVVQAAAALGAGMGVGRFVYTPILPLMHAQAGLSAATGANLATANYVGYLLGALAGTFLPRLVRSPAVLRGCLVVLAVSLAAMPVTHSPGVWLVLRLCAGVASALIFVIAASSLLSHLRDHPAHLPGWAFGGVGAGIALSGLLVLALRTIADWQAAWWASAALTALLALPAWFLRPEPAPPSASATPGAEQRATGPRAHRWFTARWFTALLASYTLEGIGYIIAGTFLVAAIEQSSPGWIGSGAWVLVGLAAIPSSALWAGLGRRWSRPGLLLAALAVQAVGIALPALIGGVAAALLSAVLFGATFIGVSTLALATGAHLRFPRAVAVLTAGYSVGQILGPLVATPLLRHGYHQALVLAAAVVLAAAVAAALLRIGFPHHMPTPGHPVARSEPAPGGQPTAVDTARAQAD
- a CDS encoding Rieske (2Fe-2S) protein is translated as MTQSAINGQGTTRRAVVTAAGVAGLAATLAACGKDDSGDSDSGSAGSAQDAGGSQPSQSAEGGQSAGGDGMELAKTSQIPEGGGMVFKDHKVVVTQPKAGEFKAFSSICTHQGCSVGDVTGGTINCPCHQSKFDITDGSVKGGPAQKPLPGAQIKVQGSSIWMA
- a CDS encoding ATP-binding cassette domain-containing protein, with product MGHLEAAHLAFFLPDGRLLLGDVSFRVAEGTVAALVGPNGAGKTTLLRLVSGEVEPHGGTVTVSGSLGVMPQFIGSVRDERTVRDLLVSVAQPRVREAARAVDEAELAIMERDDEAAQMAYAQSLSDWAEARGYEAETVWDMCTTAALGVPYERAQWRQVRTLSGGEQKRLVLEALLRGPDDVLLLDEPDNYLDVPGKQWLEERLRETRKTVLFISHDRELLARAADRIVSVEPSPAGSDVWVHGAGFATYHDAREERFERFEELRRRWDEKHAQLKRLVLDMQRYAARSDEMASRYQAAKTRLRKFEEAGPPPEPPRKQDITMRLAGGRTGVRALTCRALELEGLMRPFDLEVFYGERVAVLGSNGSGKSHFLRLLAGQSVDHRGEWKLGARVVPGHFAQTHAHPELFGRTLVDILWTEHARDRGRAMSALRRYELDRQGDQTFDRLSGGQQARFQILLLELAGTTALLLDEPTDNLDLESAEALQDGLGAYDGTVLAVTHDRWFARSFDRFLVFGADGVVRETAEPVWDERRVDRVR